TCTCTCTCAGGGTGTCCATGACCCCAAGTATATTCACCTCGTTCGGACATCGGGTAACGCAGGTCTCGCAACCGGCGCATATCCAGATCGTCGAACTCTCCAACAATTTCTGCTTCTGCCCCAGTTGGACCATTCTCATCACCTGGTTGGGACGATAATCCATAGCAAACGCCACGGGGCATCCCAAGCTACAGGTGAGACATTGATAGCAACGATCCAAATCGGATCTGCTTAGCTCCCTCACCTTCTGACTGAAGGCCGAGTCAGCCGTCTGGCTGCCAGGCTGATCAATAAACTCGATGGTGTTAATGCCCCACCTCCTCAAGCTCATTTGCCTTGAAAGTGGTCAA
This genomic stretch from Dehalococcoidia bacterium harbors:
- a CDS encoding 4Fe-4S dicluster domain-containing protein, with translation MSLRRWGINTIEFIDQPGSQTADSAFSQKVRELSRSDLDRCYQCLTCSLGCPVAFAMDYRPNQVMRMVQLGQKQKLLESSTIWICAGCETCVTRCPNEVNILGVMDTLREMALREKVEGKEKVIPTFHQTFLYPVEKLGKQYELGMLLLLKLRTKDFFSDLGLGMKMFARRKLKLFPSKIKASKEMKTIFEKTRGV